The following nucleotide sequence is from Psychroserpens sp. Hel_I_66.
CCAGGTTATTCAAGAGATACTACTGGATATTTGAATCCTACAGATTTTATTAATAAAAACAGAAACTAATTGGCAAAAATTCTTCCATTTAAAGCAGTGAGACCAACGAGAGATAAAGTGAGTTTGGTGGCCTCAAGATCGTATCAAACCTATACGCAGGCAGAGCGTGAGGCTCGGTTGGATTATAATCCGTTTTCATTTTTACACATCGTAAATCCTGGCTATAAATATGATCGTGAAATTGCAGGTACAGACCGCTATCAATTGGTTAGAAACAGATATTTAGAATTTAAAGAAGACGAGATTTTTGTTCATGATGAAAAACCAAGCTATTACATCTACAAAATCGTAGACCGTGACAAACAAGTTTTTAATGGAGTTATCGCAGCTGCCAGTGCAGAGGATTATGAGAACGACATCATCAAAAAACATGAAAACACTATTGAATATCGCGAACGTATTTTTAAGGATTATTTAAAAACCGTTGGCTTCAATGCAGAGCCTGTGCTACTCACCTATCCTGATAATACAGTGATTTCAGGCATCATCAATGACATCCAAAAAGAGCGTGCAGAATTTGAATTCACTACCACTTTTAGAGATACACATTACCTTTGGAAATTGGAAGACTCCAACTTAATTGCTGTCATTCAAAAAGAATTTGAAGAGATGCCAACCATCTATATTGCAGATGGTCACCACAGATCTGCGTCATCATATTTACTATACAAAGACGAAAAATCACAAAATCCAAATCATACCGGAAAAGAATCTTATAATCAATTTATGACATTTTTAATTCCAGAGTCTGAATTGCGAATTCATGAATTCAATCGATTGGTCAAGGATTTAAACGGATTGACTAAAGAAGAATTCTTGATACAGTTAGACACCATTTTCCGAATAGAAAACAGAGGCATTATGCCCTATAAACCTACAAAAAAGCACCATTTTAGCATGTATTTAGATGGTGAGTTTTATTCTTTATATCTTCGGAAGACCCTCTATAACTTCAAATCCTCGCTGGATGCATTAGATGCCCAGATTTTATACAAAACCATTTTACAGCCTATTCTGGGAATTGAGGATTTGCGCAATGATGTTCGCATGGGCTACATCAACGGAAAGAAAGATGTCATCAATGTGAAAAGCGCTATCGATTCTGCTGATTATGCGGTTGGGTTTGGTATGGTTCCTGTAGACATTGAAGAAATTAAACAAATTGCCAACGAAGGTCTCAAAATGCCTCCAAAAAGCACCTTTATTGAACCAAAACTGAGAAGTGGTGTTACTATATATGAATTTTAAAAAAAGTAAAGTTTTTTATTTTAAGTAGTTGAATCAAACTATTGCACCAAAACATAACAAAACATTTTATGGACATAAAACAAAATCTTAACAGCATAAAAGCCCAACTAGCAGAAGACGTCACGCTTGTTGCTGTTTCCAAGACAAAACCTGTTTCTGATTTAATGGAAGCTTATAATGCTGGTCAGCGCATTTTTGGTGAAAATAAAATCCAGGAAATGGCAGATAAGTATGAGGAGATGCCAAAAGATATTGAATGGCACATGATTGGTCACGTGCAGCGAAACAAGGTCAAATATATGGCTGAGTTTGTTGCATTAATTCATGGAGTGGATAGTTTTAAATTATTAAAGGAAATCAATAAACAAGCAGCCAAATATGATAGAACTATCAATTGTTTGATTCAAATAAAAATTGCTGAAGAAGACAGCAAATTTGGGATGTCTGCCCAAGATGCTAAAAAATTATTGGTTTCCGAAGAATTTAAAAAACTAAATAACGTTAGCATTACTGGACTTATGGGAATGGCAACGTTTACAGATGACACCAATCAAATTCAACAAGAATTCAAGAAGCTAAAAACGACGTTCGAGGACTTAAAACCATTAGAAACAGCCAACTGCGATTTACAAATTATTTCTATGGGAATGAGTGGTGATTATAAAATAGCTATTGACTGTGGAAGTAACATGATTCGTGTTGGAAGTAGTATATTTGGAGCCAGGGATTATGATAATTAAAGATTGTTTTTAATTTAAGAATTTCTGAAGAAAACATTTAATTAATTACATTTCGCTATCTACTTTTAAGTTTTGGCGAAAAGAAAAATAAGAAAAAATTTACGCAATACTAGACATAGAAACCACTGGTGGCAAGTACAATGAAGAGGGCATTACAGAAATTGCCATCTATAAGTTTGACGGTCATAAAGTGGTTGACAAATTCATAAGCCTTATTAACCCTGAGCGCGAAATCCAACCGTTTGTGGTGAATCTTACAGGTATTAATAGCAATATGCTCAAAACAGCTCCTAAATTTTATGAGGTTGCAAAGCGTATCGTAGAAATAACTGAAGATTGTATTATTGTTGCCCATAATGCACAATTTGACTATCGTATTTTAAGAACGGAGTTTAAAAGACTTGGTTTTGGATTTAAAAGAAAAACCCTTTGTACGGTTGAGCTCTCAAAACAGCTTATTCCCGATCAGCCATCCTACAGTCTTGGTAAATTAACACGCTCACTCGGTATTCCTGTTAGTGATAGGCATCGTGCCAATGGTGATGCTATGGCCACTGTAAAATTATTTAAAATGATCTTGTCTAAAGATTTAGACAAACACATCATTAAGGATAATGTCAAAATAGACATCCCTAATCGCTTAAATGACACGCACAGAACGATTATTGATGCTTTACCCTCTGTTACAGGAGTATATTACATACATGATGAAAATGGAGAGATTATTTATATTGGAAAAAGCAAGAATATAAAGCACCGAATCAATCAACATTTCACAAACAGGAGTGGTAAATCAAAAAAACTTCAACTTTTAGCCAGATCTGTAACCTACGAAAAAACAGGTAATGAATTGATTGCGCTATTAAAAGAAAATGAAGAAATAAAACGCAATAAGCCCATTTTTAATAGAGCTTTGAAACAAACAGTCTTTACTCATGCCTTATATACTTTTTTTGATCGTAATGGTTATCTTAATTTAAAGGTTTCCAAAGTGAATGATCAAGAATCGTTTATAACCACTTTTAGTAACCTGCAAAGTGGTAAAAGTTTTATAAATAAAATTACTGAAGAATATAAGCTATGCCAAACCATGACTGGCGTTAGCAATTCAAAAAGCAACTGCTTTAATTATACCATAAAAAAATGTAATGGCGCTTGTATTTTAGAAGAGTCTAAAGAAATATACAATGCTCGCGTTGAGCAACTTATTTCCAAAAACAGTTATGCAAATCAAAACATGGCCATCGTAGACCAAGGTCGTGATATTGATGAAAAAAGCGTTATTTATATTGAAAACGGTACATTTAAAGGCTTAGGTTTTTATGACCTCAACCATCAAATTAATAACGTGAAGGTTCTCAAATCTATTATTACGCCAATGGAAAACAATAGGGACACACAACATATTATTCAAAGTTATTTGAGAAAAAATAAACGTATTAAAACAATACTTATCTAAACTTAATATATTAATGACCTCAATTTTACGAATTGCAATACTCCTACTTACTACAACAAATATTCAAGCACAAACAGGTTTTAACGCTAATGGCTTTGAAGTGACAAAACAAGATATTGAATTAAATGTCTACGCAAAAGACTCCACAGCAAATGCTTTAATTATCCGCGAAACTGGTAAAAGCTTTGTAGATAGGGAAACCTTTTTATTAAATTCTGAAATAAAGAAAAAACTCAAAATTTTAAACAGAAGTGGTTTTGATAACGCTACTGAGACGATTTATCTTTATGGAAACGGAATTAAAAAAGAAACCGTAGATGATATTAAAGCTACGGTTTATAACATAGAAAACGGACAAGTCACACAAACAAAGCTAGACAAGTCATCTATTTTTGAAGAAAAATACAACGAAGATTACACCATAGTAAAATTTACCTTTCCAAATATTAAAGAAGGCTCTGTAATTGTGTACAGCTACACATTAGAATCTCCTTTTATGTTTAAATATAAAAGCTGGTATTTTCAGGAGGATATTCCCAAATTGTACAGCGAATATAGACCTAGTATTCCTGGTAATTGGGAATACAATATAAAATTGGTTGGTGGTAAAAAACTACATACTAACACGTCGTCACTTAGACAAAATTGTCTGCAAGTTTTAGGAGCAGGTGCTTCAGATTGTGGAGATTACATTTATGTGATGAAGGATATTCCTGCTTTTATTCCTGAAAAATTTATGACAACAAAGGAAAACTATCTCGCAAGGATAGAATATGAACTCAAAGTCTTTAGAGGTTTTGATGGACGTGTTGATAACATTACCAAAACGTGGGAAACAGTTGATAACGAACTAAAAAGCGATAAAGATATTGGCAGACAGCTCAAAAAAAGTAGTGTAACAAAAGATTTATTAAGCGATACTATTGTTAATGAAAACGATAAATTGAAGAAAGCTCAGGCTATCTATAATTATATGTTAGACAATTATACTTGGGACAAACAGTACAATATTTTCAAAGATGTATCTGTTAAAGATTTAATCGAAAACAAATCTGGAAACGTTTCAGAAATCAATATTTTATTGCATAATTTAATGGATGCTAACGATATTGATGTTAAACCTATATTATTGTCCACAAGAAGCAATGGGTTTGCGACTAGGATTTTTCCAGTATTATCAGATTTTAACTATCTTATAGTTCAAGTTACCATCGATGATCAAACCTATATGCTAGATGCTACAGATAAATACTTATCATTTGGCCAATTGCCTTTTAGGTGTCTAAATCAATATGGTAGATTATTAGATTTAAAAAATGGTGGTACTTGGATTGAAATTAATGCCAATGACCCAAGTTACAAGAAACTAAGAGTAAGTCTTAAAATTGATGAAACTGAAAACATTACAGGTGAAATAAAAAACAACACGAGTGGATATCACGCATTGCGTGTAAAAGAAAGTTATTTTGACAATCCAGAGAGTCACCTTAATACCTATGTTAACTCGTATCCATCATTAGAATTTTTGAATTATAAAGCTGAAAACCCTCAAAAAAAGGAACAGGATTTTACAGAAAAATTTGAGATAACACAATTTCCAGAGCGTATTGGAGATAATATTTATGTAAATCCCTTTGTATTTTCATCGTACACTGAAAACCCTTTAAAGCTTCAAGAGCGTAATTACCCGATAGATTTTGGTTATAAAGATGCCTATTTATACTCCGTAGAACTAAAAACTGAAAATTATGAGGTTGTTAGCATTCCAGAATCTATAAGTTTAAGTCTGCCAAATAACACAGGAACTTTGGTGTATAGTGTAAATAGCAATGAAGACTCCGTTACTATATTCTTTAAATATTACTTTAAAGAACCCATATATGACTCAGCATATTATGATGCATTAAAACAATATTTTGCGACTATAGTAGATATTCAAAAAAACTCTTTAGTTGTATTGAAAAAGAAACAATAAACTTTTTAGTACATTTGATCTAATGGCCACTAAGAATTCTCATCCCCAATGGAAAGATAAACTTCATGAAATAATTTATGAGGCAGATACTCCTGCTGGAAAATTATTTGATATAGTACTTCTTATTTTTATTCTCGCCAGTATTGCACTTGTGATGCTTGAAAGTGTAAACCACATAGACAAAAGATTCCATAACATTCTGTATTATGGAGAATGGCTCGTCACTATTTTATTTACCTTAGAATATATAGCAAGAGTAATCACAGTTAGGAAACCTTGGAAATATATATTTAGTTTTTACGGTATTATTGACTTTCTCTCAACAGTACCAATGTATTTATCGTTTTTATTTGTCGGTTCGCATGCACTTGTCACTTTGAGAGCGCTTCGTTTATTGAGAGTTTTTAGAATTTTAAAACTGGCAAGATACCTAGGGGCTTCAAATCAATTAAAAGATTCCATAATTGCGAGTCGTGTAAAAATTCTCGTATTTTTATTCGCAGTAGTCATATCATCAGTAATATTTGGTACGATTATGTATTTGGTAGAAGGTGAAGAAAATGGATTCACCAACATCCCTAAAAGTGTCTATTGGTGTATTGTAACACTAACCACGGTTGGTTTTGGTGATATTGCACCTCAAACTGCATTAGGGCAATTTATCACTTCAATTATCATGATTTTGGGTTATGGTATCATTGCAGTACCAACTGGTATTGTTTCTGCGGAATACGCACGAAGCGCAAACAAAAAAGACAAAGAAATTGAAGACGGTAAATTACCAGAAGAATTAGAACTCAACACCCAAATCTGCAGTAATTGCCATAAGCAAAATCATAAAGACAAGGCAGAATATTGCTATGGTTGCGGTCATAATTTACATATATAACCCATTCTAAATTTATATTACCATCAATTCAAATCAACCAATTTTAATATCAATCGTTGGTCCAACAGCAATTGGTAAGACTGCTTTAAGTATTAAATTAGCCAATTTTTTTAATACTGAAATTATCTCTGCCGACTCCAGACAGTTTTACAAAGAAATGCAAATAGGTACCGCTGCACCAACAAACGAAGAGTTAAAAGCTGCACCACATCATTTCATAAAACATATTTCAATTGATGACTATTACAATGTTGGCAACTTCGAAAATGACGCTATCTCAAAAATAGAACAATTGCATGAATCACATAAGGTTGTCATTATGGTTGGTGGTTCGGGACTTTATGTTGATGCGGTTACTAAGGGTCTTGATGAATTGCCAAAAGTCGATATGGAGATTAGAAATAAACTCAATACAAAACTTAAAACCGACGGACTTGAAGCATTACAATTTCAGCTTAAGAAATTGGATGAGAAAACCTACAACAAAATTGCACTTGATAATCCGCAACGGGTCATAAGAGCCCTAGAGGTTTGTTTGTCTAGCGGAAAGCCTTATTCTTCTTTTTTAACTTCGGAAAGCAAAAAAAGGGAATTTAAAACTATAACAGTTGGTCTCACTGCAGATCGGGAAATTATCTATGACCGTATCAACAAACGTGTTGATCTTATGGTGCAGGATGGATTATTGACAGAAGTTGAGGCACTTTTTCCGAAGAAAGATTTAAATGCATTAAATACTGTTGGTTATAAGGAATTATTTAAATATCTCGAGGGAGAATGGGACTTGGAATTTGCAGTTTCGGAGATAAAAAAGAACTCAAGACGCTTTGCCAAACGCCAATTAACTTGGTTTAAGAGAAATGGTGAAACGCTCTGGTTTGACTTTAAAACCGATGTTTTAGATATTGTAGAAGCTATTAACAAAGCGATATTAAAAGCATAAAGCCAACCATTTTTGATTGACTTTAGCTCTTATGTAATATTAAAAAGTTTATGCGTCCTGGTTAACGACTAGTCTAAATCCTTCTCCATGAATATTGAGAATCTCAACATTTGGATCTAATTTTAAATACTTTCTAAGTTTAGCGATATATACGTCCATACTTCTAGATGTGAAGTAATTATCGTCTCTCCAAATTTTTGTTAAGGCTAACTCACGAGGCATTAAATCGTTTTCATGTAGCGCCAACATACGCAATAACTCGTTTTCTTTTGGTGATAATTTGATTGGATCTTTGCCATCAAATTTCAAGAATCTTAATTTTGAATTTAAATCAAAACGACCGATTTTGAATTCAAATTGTTTGCTATCTGCAATGGTATCTGTCGCTTTTCGCTGTATGATTGCTTTAATTTTCATTAACAGCACCTCACTATCAAAAGGCTTATTCAAATAATCATCTGCCCCTACTTTATATCCTTTAAGAACATCTTCTTTCATAGCTTTCGCTGTCAAGAAAATAATTGGCACGTCTGTATTTTTTTCTCTGATTTCTTTAGCTAGAGTAAATCCATCTTTATAAGGCATCATGACATCTAATATGCACAGGTCATAATCGTCTTTTTTGAATTTTTCGAAACCTTCCATACCGTTTTTAGCATGAACAACGTCGTAATCATTCATATTTAAATAGTCTTTTAGTACGGTTCCAAAATTTGGATCGTCTTCAACTAAGAGTATTTTTTTATTTTGCTCTTCCATAATTTATGATATTAATGGCAACCTTATTATAAATGTGCTGCCTTTTCCCTTTTCACTTTCTACTGATATATGACCTTGGTGGTCATCAACTATTCTTTTTACATAAGCCAAGCCTAAACCATGACCTTTTACATTGTGTACATTTCCTGTGTGTTCTCTATAAAATTTCTCAAACACTTTCTTTTGAACCTGCTTTGACATCCCATTTCCTTTATCTGAAATTTTAATCAAAACGTTATTCCCAACATTTTCAGTATAAACATCAATTTTTGGTTCATCATCGCTATATTTTATAGCATTATCCAAAATATTGACAATAACATTTGTAAAATGAGTTTCATTAGCCAATACCGTTGGGTCATCTGCATCGAGATGTGTTTTTACATAACCTCTTCTATCTTCTACTATAAGCTCGACGTGCGTTATCGCATCTTCTATTAAGTCGTGAAGCTCTACCCTTTCCTTACTTATATTAAGCTCGTTTTTTTCCAGTTTAGATATTCGTAATACATTTTCAACTTGTGCGTGCATACGTTTATTTTCATCTTTTATCATTTGTAGGTAACGCATCACTTTTTCTTGATCACCAATGATCTTAGGATTTTTTATTGAATCTAATGCCAAATTTATTGTAGCAATAGGTGTCTTAAACTCATGGGTCATGTTGTTAATAAAATCGGTCTTGATTTGTGAAATTTGACGTTGCTTTATTAATTGATAAATGGCGCTAGAATATGCCAGTATAATGATTGATGTAAACAAAACCGATAATAAAATCATTCCCAAAATAGAAGATAATAAATACTTTTTACGATCTGGAAAATCTACATATAATGAAAAGTCACTTCTATTTTCATTATCTAAAAAAACAGGGATACCTATTGTTGTTTCTGGACTAAGATCAAAATTATCTGATCTTATTTTAGTTGATAAATCTTTATCGTATATGGCATATTCAAATTCGGTTTTTATACCGTTTACCATAAACTGAGAAGTCAATAACTCTGAAACTTCTTCATTAGAAATACGTTTGTATACTGGGTAATTTTTATATACCGCTCTATAATTCTTTTTATAGAAACTACGCCCAAGCTCATCCATGGTACTGTAATCCCTGAATGTTTGAATTGGATCTATATTAATTTGACCATCAATGGGACTTCGTTCGAACACGTTGGTCTCACTAAAACTTGTAAATCTTTTTATATCTATACTATCTGTACCAATGTCAAAGAACAGTGATGGAACTTTAAAGCTTTCTTCAGAAATGATATTTTTAAAACGTGTTGCTTGATTTGTCTCTTCACTAAACGAGTCAAAAATCAAAAGTTGTTTTATTTCACTTGTATCTGGCGTTCTACCATTTTTAATAACCTCTTTGTATAATCTATCATAGCTCAATAATTCTTTATCTTCAATTGCTTTAGAGACTAAACTTAAAGAGCGAATAACGTCTGAGGTAAATTGCTTTTCCTCATTTTTTAACGTGTTGTTAATAAAATATGCTTGAACGAATATAATCCCAATGAGAGATAGACTCATCAAGACCACCAATAGAATGAATAGCTTTTTACCCATCATCCAAATTTAATAGTTTAACATTTAGTATGATTGCTGTTTAACCTTACATTAACAAATATGTTAAATTTTTGTTTTTGCAATTAATTTCAGTAGAGATTTATGTGTATTTATGACTTGATCTTGTGTGCTTTCAATATCATTATTTATGATAACAAAATGTGATTTTTTTATTTTTTCCTCGTCACTAACTTGATTATTTATTATAGCCTCAATTTTTGATTTAGAAGAATTATCCCTTTTGATAACTCGGTTTATGCGCTCTTGCTTGTCTGCAGTAACCGTTATGATATAATCATATTTAGATTCTTGTTTGTGTTCAAAAATTATTGCTGCTTCTTTAATGACATAGGGTGAATTTTGTTTCTTACACCAACGCTTAAAATGAGAAGCAACTTTTGGGTGAACAATGGCATTTATCTTATTTAAAAAAGATGAGTCATTAAAGATTTTTTCAGAAATTAAGGATTTATTAAGCTTATTGTTTTCATAAACATTATCTCCAAACAATTCAATTAATCTTCTCTTAATAATTTTAGAAGTAACCATTAAATTCTTAGCTTCAACGTCTGCTATATAAATAGGAATATCTAATTGTTTAAAAAAATTAGCTACGGTTGTTTTACCACTTCCTATTCCGCCTGTAAGACCAACTATAATCATTTTACTATAATGTATTCAATTTTATTTTGTTTCATATTGGCAGATTTCACTTTATCACTATTTACAATAAGCTTTGGTTTGAAAAAAGTTTTTTCAGTATTTATAACATCATTGTAATCACATTCAATCTTAAAATCTGATGCTTTTACGTCCTTATAATCCTCTAAACTCAAGTAGTATGAAACTTTTATTTGCTTCGGAAAGTAATTAATAACAACGTCATTAGGCAAATTCAACAAAGTGACAGGTATATCAACTGTACCCTCAGTGAATTTTTCCACTTTTGCTTTGATTTTTATATTGTCTTGTGATAGTTTTAAATTTTCCGAAGTTTTTGAAAAATCCAATGCCAAACTAGAGTTTACACTTGTTTTTAAGTCCTCAAGATTCAATGTCTCGGTTTCTACAAATTCTATAGTATTGACTTCAGCTAAAGGACCAATAACCTTGACAGAATCTGGTATAATTTCAATCCCTTTTAGAGAATCATAACCAGAAGCAAAATTAATACTGGAATTTAATACCACAGGTACTTTTTTAACACTTAATGTTCCAAAAGGTAAAATTAAAGAATCTGGCTTTATAGAAATGACATCTACCGATTTTCCTAACTTTTGCCTAAAATCGTAGATCCCATTATTAGCTAACCAAACATAATTGTTGTCATTGTCCTTGGCAATTTTTTTAAAATCCAGCTCATAATCCTGATTATAGAAATAATAAGAGAGCAGCTTAAAACCATAAGTAGAAACAGTGACATCTACACTTGGCAATGTGTCTAGGTTAATTATATTTTTTTCTGGAAGGTTTTTATAGGTAACAGTAAATGGTATGGTCTCAACATAAGTCTCAGACAATTTTGTCATCAATAAAATAAATAAAGACAATAAAAAGAATATCCCAAAAACGTTTAGTTTTTTGTTTTTTAACGATTGTAGAAATTTTTTATATAAACTATTTAACATTTTTAAAGAATAATTTTGGAAACACCTCTTCTGGTTTTTGTTTTAATAATCTTATTGCAATTGTAGATTTTATAAAACCATATCCATAGCCAAAAAACTGAATAAGAATAGCAAAAATAGATTGAGCTGCAATCCATACATTTTTTGTTGATGTCAAAGCCATTATAAAAGCTAGAGTAAAGTAAAAAGCGTAGGCAAATAAAGGTAGTTTAATGCCTAAAAAAAACATAATAAAAGATACTAATAAACCCATAATAAACAAGGTTGGAAACCAATAAGTTAATTTATTTGTATTTGGGTGCCATTGATTTAAAATAGGTCGAACCATTCCAAATTTATTAACTTGTTCATAGAATTTTTTCCAAGAAATTCTTCTCTTATGATATACAAGTGCATCTTTTATTAATACCGTTTTATAGCCTAAATCATTTAATCTTATCGATAAATCTGGATCTTCTCCTGGATGTATTGATCCAAATCCACCAGAGTCAATAAAAGCTTTTTTGGATAAACCCATATTAAAACTTCTTGGCTGAAAATTCTCATTTACTTGCTTTCCTCCTCTTATTCCACCTGTTGTTAAAAACGAGGTCATCGCAAAATTTATTGCTTTTTGAAGGTTGTTAAAAGAACTGTGAGCAGCATCTGGACCACCGTAGCAATCCACAAAATTATATGATAAAAATGAATGAACTATTGTTAGATAATTTGGTGGCAACAAGCAATCGGAATCTAAAATTATGTAATAATTGCCATTCGCTTTGGTCATTCCAAAATTTCTGGAATCTCCCGGACCTGAATTTTTTTTATAGTAATACGAAATATTGAGATCATTTGTAAATTGATCAATTATAGATTTACAATCATTAGTTGACCCATCTTCAATAATTACAATTTCAAAAGGAATATTACTGCATAATGCATTAAAACTAAGGAGTAGTTCTTCAATCTCATCTGGTCTATTGTAGACAGGAATTATAAATGAAAACTCTAATGCATTCATAAACCAAAGGTAAGTAAAGAAAACAAAAAAGCCACCTTTACGGTGGCTTTTGAAATCTTTTTTAAGCTAAGTTTATTGCTTAATAATCCTTACAGTTTCTGTAACGTTATCAATAGTCACTTTCACGATGTAAGCACCTTGACGTAATCCATTCATGTTAATATTAGTATCTACAGTATTAGGTTCAATTCTTAAGACTTCTTGACCTAACATATTATAAACAGAAACATTTTGAATGTTCTTTTGAGCATTTAATGTGAGCTCATTTTTAACTGGGTTAGGGAAATATGAAAAAGCATTTTCGTTTTCAAACTCTTCTGTACTCAAAGTATCTGGAGACCAGATTTTAAGATCAAAGGTTTTACCAGCAGTATTAGACGTGTTAAATTGATAAATTCTAGTATAATAAATTTCACCAACTGTTAATCCAGTAGCATTAATTTCTTCTACAACTGTACCTCCTGGAGTATTAAGCCCTGTCCCATCAGCACAATCTACAACTGTTAACACACCGCAAGTCCCTGAATACAAAATAGCTACAGCATCAAAATTAGCCTCGTAGGTAATATTAACGTTAGTTGTTAATGCTTCAAATACATACCAAACATCATCGTTTGCTGAACCAGTAAAATCGTTACAAGTCTCAGCAGCTAAACCTGAAGGCGTTGCTCCAACAATAGCTCCTGCATTTGAAGTGGCTGAAGAAGCATCAGCAATATCAGTTTCTTGAGTTATAGTTTCAGAACCTAGACAATCATTATTTGCTGGTATAGGTCCTGGTTGAGTTGTGAAACCAAATGGTCCAGCCCAAACACTAGTTCCATCAGTATCACAATCTGTTTGAACATAAATATCATAATCTGTGTCGAGAGTTAATACGTCTCCAGAAGATACATTTGTCGTTGGTGTACTTCCATTTGCGATAACGGTTCCACCTTGTCCTGAACCATCTTCAACAATTTCCCAATTGTAACCTACTGGAGTTCCAAGTTCTGGAGCATCCCAAGAAAAATCTACACTAACATCAGTCACATTATCAATTGCGACCGTAGCGACAGCTTCGCATGCTGCTGGTGTTGTAAATGGAATAGGACCAACCCAATTAGATACTTCAGATCCACTACAATTAGCTCTAACATATACTTCGTAGTCGTTTGATGGTGTTAACGCATTTAAGGTTGTTGGATTAGAAACTCCTGTCGATGTAGCTGTTCCTGTAGCAGTTTCTGAAGCAGTTATATCTACCAATTCAATATCCCATGAACTTATAGGTCCTACTTGGTTCCATTCTAATAACGCTGTTGTAGCATTTGTTGGAGTAGCCATTAAATCTGTTGGATCAGCACATGTAGGAGCAGGTTCAAATGTTAAGGACCAATTATCGATTTGACCGACATCTCCATTAGCATTATCACAAACCAAAAGTATCCAGTCTCCATCTGCAGAAACACCTCCAATGTTGAAACCTGCTAAAGGCTCATCAGGTGAAAAAGTACCTGTTATTGGACTTGCATTGCCACTTGGTAATTCTGGAGATCCATCCTCAAGAACAACAT
It contains:
- a CDS encoding T9SS type A sorting domain-containing protein; its protein translation is MKKITFILFALICSLGFSQTFTANGPYDIQNGQTGTLSTCGTFDLSIPLNVSGIGTLGTTNVLQSVTLNITHTYNADIEISLQDPSGTVTVLLTDSNGGNGDGFVNVVLEDGSPELPSGNASPITGTFSPDEPLAGFNIGGVSADGDWILLVCDNANGDVGQIDNWSLTFEPAPTCADPTDLMATPTNATTALLEWNQVGPISSWDIELVDITASETATGTATSTGVSNPTTLNALTPSNDYEVYVRANCSGSEVSNWVGPIPFTTPAACEAVATVAIDNVTDVSVDFSWDAPELGTPVGYNWEIVEDGSGQGGTVIANGSTPTTNVSSGDVLTLDTDYDIYVQTDCDTDGTSVWAGPFGFTTQPGPIPANNDCLGSETITQETDIADASSATSNAGAIVGATPSGLAAETCNDFTGSANDDVWYVFEALTTNVNITYEANFDAVAILYSGTCGVLTVVDCADGTGLNTPGGTVVEEINATGLTVGEIYYTRIYQFNTSNTAGKTFDLKIWSPDTLSTEEFENENAFSYFPNPVKNELTLNAQKNIQNVSVYNMLGQEVLRIEPNTVDTNINMNGLRQGAYIVKVTIDNVTETVRIIKQ